The following are encoded in a window of Flavobacterium sp. WC2421 genomic DNA:
- a CDS encoding glycoside hydrolase family 3 N-terminal domain-containing protein, whose protein sequence is MKNIGIRNSFLYVLFFFVASCIGTKNNKPKVVFSHIPTEVSDFKIDKSKEETSLFKLSRDGNKWVDSIYSGLSFDEKLGQLFMVAAYSNKDAAHENAIDKLITENKIGGLIFFQGGPVRQAKLTNRYQSKSKTPLFIGNDAEWGLSMRLDSTYSYPYNMTLGAVQDIKLIEKMGEQIGDQSKRLGLQFNFAPVLDINTNPNNPIIGFRSFGEDKYNVTERAIALMKGFQSKGIFATGKHFPGHGDTETDSHKGLPTVNFSKERLEIMEFWPYKKAFEEGLSSVMVAHLNVPSLESRPNYPSSISYNVVTNVLQKELGFKGLIFTDALNMKAVSNYKKPGEVDLDAFLAGNDILLFPEDVPVALETLKKAYQDSLFTAERLDFSVKKILKFKYLAGLNSYKPIEISNLYQDLNSSKNDALQYELYENAITVLKNETSILPIKNLENQKIAYVKMGDATNSTFVSTLKKYTEVTEITDTNIDSLQSKLKQFNTVIIGYHKSDAAFKNHDFKPSELVKLASLAKNNNVILDVFASPYSLIPVTDFNDFKGIIVSYQNSAIAQEVSAELIFGAISAKGKLPVSISNSFNANFGLTTEKLNVLGFTAPENVGMNPLVLAKIDNLARKAINGKMTPGLQILVARKGKVIYQKSFGSPTYDSAVKVTNSDVYDVASLTKILSTLPNVMVQYDQQKINMETRLDSMLPIFKNSNKADIHFKELLSHYARLQPWIPFYKATIDKNGNPLDKYYKKVQEPNFAVKIADSLFLRSDYNDTIMKLIVDSKLLSQKKYKYSDFTFMILKEYLEKATGKKLDVLSTENFYKPLGTNNTMYNPLGKINKNRIIPTEIDTYFRHQIIQGYVHDMGAAMEGGVGGHAGIFSNSMDVAKIMQLYLQKGNYGNHQYFSEKTFNDFNTCYFCSEGNRRGVGFDKPQLGTSGPTCGCASMTSFGHTGFTGTMAWADPETDIVYIFLSNRTFPAESANKLSKENIREDIQELIYQAIEN, encoded by the coding sequence ATGAAAAATATAGGCATCAGAAATTCTTTTCTTTATGTCTTATTTTTTTTTGTAGCCAGTTGTATTGGTACAAAAAATAATAAGCCGAAAGTCGTTTTTTCTCATATTCCAACAGAGGTTAGTGATTTTAAAATTGATAAATCCAAAGAAGAGACCTCCCTTTTTAAGTTGTCTCGTGATGGGAATAAATGGGTTGACAGTATATATAGCGGGCTCTCATTTGATGAAAAATTAGGGCAGTTATTTATGGTAGCGGCTTATTCAAATAAAGATGCTGCTCATGAAAATGCGATTGATAAACTAATTACAGAAAACAAAATTGGAGGATTAATATTCTTTCAAGGCGGTCCTGTTCGTCAAGCAAAATTGACCAATCGGTATCAGTCTAAATCCAAAACACCTTTATTTATAGGAAATGATGCGGAGTGGGGTTTAAGTATGCGACTGGATTCTACCTATAGTTATCCTTATAATATGACTTTGGGTGCTGTTCAGGATATTAAGTTGATTGAAAAAATGGGTGAACAAATTGGGGATCAAAGTAAAAGATTGGGACTTCAGTTCAACTTTGCTCCAGTACTTGACATCAATACCAATCCCAATAATCCTATTATTGGATTTCGTTCTTTTGGAGAAGATAAATACAATGTCACCGAAAGAGCTATTGCACTCATGAAAGGGTTTCAAAGTAAAGGAATATTTGCAACAGGAAAACATTTTCCAGGTCATGGTGATACGGAAACAGATTCTCATAAAGGGTTACCTACTGTGAATTTTTCAAAAGAAAGACTCGAAATCATGGAGTTTTGGCCTTATAAAAAAGCTTTTGAAGAAGGATTGTCTTCTGTTATGGTGGCACATCTAAATGTTCCAAGTTTAGAATCAAGACCCAATTATCCATCTTCGATTTCCTATAATGTTGTAACTAATGTTCTTCAAAAAGAATTAGGATTTAAAGGTCTAATTTTTACTGATGCACTGAATATGAAAGCAGTGAGCAATTATAAAAAGCCAGGTGAAGTGGATTTAGATGCTTTTTTGGCTGGAAATGATATTTTATTATTTCCTGAAGATGTTCCAGTGGCTTTAGAAACATTAAAAAAAGCGTATCAGGATTCTTTGTTTACCGCAGAAAGATTGGATTTCTCGGTTAAGAAAATTTTAAAATTTAAATATTTGGCAGGCTTGAATTCATATAAGCCTATTGAGATTTCAAATTTGTACCAAGATCTTAATTCGTCAAAAAATGATGCATTGCAATATGAATTGTATGAAAATGCAATTACAGTTTTAAAAAATGAAACATCTATTTTGCCTATTAAGAATTTAGAAAATCAAAAGATTGCGTATGTAAAAATGGGTGATGCTACAAACAGTACTTTTGTTTCAACATTAAAAAAATATACAGAGGTTACTGAGATTACGGATACCAACATAGATAGTTTGCAATCTAAATTAAAACAGTTTAATACCGTAATTATAGGATATCATAAATCGGATGCTGCTTTTAAGAACCATGATTTTAAACCATCGGAATTAGTAAAATTGGCTTCATTGGCCAAAAATAATAATGTAATTCTGGATGTTTTTGCATCTCCATATTCATTAATTCCTGTGACCGATTTTAATGATTTTAAAGGGATTATAGTTTCCTATCAAAACAGTGCAATTGCACAAGAAGTTTCGGCTGAATTGATTTTTGGTGCCATAAGCGCTAAAGGAAAATTGCCAGTTTCAATTTCTAATAGTTTTAATGCCAATTTTGGTTTAACTACTGAAAAATTAAATGTATTAGGTTTCACTGCTCCTGAAAACGTGGGAATGAACCCTTTAGTTTTAGCAAAAATTGACAACCTAGCACGCAAAGCAATAAATGGTAAAATGACGCCTGGATTACAGATTTTGGTGGCTAGAAAAGGGAAAGTAATTTATCAAAAATCATTTGGAAGTCCAACCTATGATTCTGCTGTAAAAGTTACTAATTCAGATGTTTACGATGTGGCTTCATTGACCAAAATACTATCTACATTGCCCAATGTGATGGTACAATACGATCAGCAGAAGATAAACATGGAAACTAGATTGGATTCGATGTTGCCTATTTTTAAAAACTCAAATAAAGCTGATATTCATTTTAAAGAGTTATTATCCCATTATGCTAGATTGCAACCTTGGATTCCTTTTTATAAGGCTACAATTGATAAAAATGGAAATCCATTGGATAAATATTACAAGAAAGTTCAGGAACCTAATTTTGCTGTAAAAATTGCTGACAGCCTGTTTTTAAGATCGGATTATAATGATACGATTATGAAATTGATTGTTGACAGTAAATTATTATCCCAAAAAAAATACAAATACAGTGATTTTACGTTTATGATTTTGAAGGAATATTTGGAAAAAGCAACAGGAAAAAAATTAGATGTTCTAAGTACGGAGAATTTTTATAAACCACTGGGTACTAATAATACGATGTACAATCCGCTTGGAAAAATCAATAAAAATAGAATAATACCAACAGAAATTGATACGTATTTCCGTCATCAAATAATCCAAGGTTATGTTCATGATATGGGAGCAGCTATGGAAGGTGGCGTTGGAGGCCATGCTGGTATTTTTTCAAATAGTATGGATGTTGCCAAAATAATGCAGTTGTACCTTCAAAAAGGGAATTATGGCAATCATCAATATTTTTCTGAAAAGACATTTAATGACTTTAACACCTGCTATTTTTGTTCTGAAGGGAATAGGAGGGGAGTAGGGTTTGATAAACCACAACTAGGAACTAGCGGTCCAACTTGTGGTTGTGCTTCGATGACTAGTTTTGGACATACAGGATTTACGGGAACAATGGCTTGGGCTGATCCCGAAACTGATATCGTTTATATCTTTTTATCGAATAGGACATTTCCAGCTGAATCAGCCAATAAATTATCAAAAGAAAATATACGCGAAGACATTCAAGAATTAATATATCAGGCTATTGAAAATTGA
- the bshA gene encoding N-acetyl-alpha-D-glucosaminyl L-malate synthase BshA — MKIAIVCYPTFGGSGVVATELGLELARLGHEIHFITYSQPVRLALLNPNVHYHEVNVPEYPLFHYQPYELALSSKLVDMVKLHKIEILHVHYAIPHAYAGYMAKQMLKDEGIEIPMVTTLHGTDITLVGNHPFYKPAVSFSINKSDVVTSVSQSLKDDTYKLFNIKRDIHVIPNFIELDKNNTDPSIACHRSVMAKPTERIITHISNFRKVKRIPDVIKIFYKIQQKIPAKLMMVGDGPEKEKAEYLCQELGILDKVIFFGNSNEIDKILSYTDLFLLPSETESFGLAALEAMAWSVPVISSNSGGLSEVNFDGISGYLSDVGNTDEMAENALKILSDEEILLKFKENALSVAKKFDIKNILPLYVELYQKAIKKYSKKNKFLREAKKE; from the coding sequence ATGAAAATTGCAATAGTTTGTTATCCTACATTTGGAGGAAGTGGCGTTGTAGCTACAGAGTTAGGGCTTGAATTAGCTAGACTAGGACATGAAATCCATTTTATTACTTATAGTCAACCAGTACGTTTGGCATTATTGAATCCCAATGTTCATTATCACGAAGTGAATGTACCGGAATATCCTTTATTTCATTATCAACCCTATGAATTGGCTTTATCTAGTAAGCTAGTTGACATGGTGAAACTACATAAAATTGAAATATTGCACGTGCATTATGCCATTCCACATGCTTATGCAGGATATATGGCTAAACAAATGCTTAAGGACGAAGGTATTGAGATCCCTATGGTGACTACGCTTCATGGAACTGATATTACTTTAGTAGGGAATCACCCATTTTATAAACCAGCAGTTAGTTTTAGCATCAATAAATCGGATGTGGTAACTTCTGTCTCCCAAAGTTTAAAGGATGATACTTATAAATTATTCAATATTAAAAGAGACATACATGTTATACCCAATTTTATTGAATTAGATAAAAATAATACTGATCCTAGTATTGCTTGTCACCGTTCCGTAATGGCAAAACCAACGGAGCGTATTATTACTCACATCAGTAATTTTAGAAAAGTAAAAAGAATACCTGATGTAATTAAAATATTTTATAAAATTCAACAAAAAATTCCTGCTAAATTAATGATGGTGGGAGATGGTCCTGAAAAGGAAAAGGCCGAATATTTATGTCAAGAACTAGGTATTTTGGATAAAGTAATCTTTTTTGGGAATAGCAATGAGATCGATAAAATATTAAGCTATACCGATTTGTTCTTATTACCCTCTGAAACAGAGAGTTTTGGACTTGCAGCACTTGAAGCCATGGCTTGGAGTGTTCCTGTAATTTCAAGTAATTCGGGTGGTTTATCTGAAGTTAATTTTGACGGAATTTCAGGGTATCTAAGTGATGTAGGAAATACTGATGAAATGGCTGAGAATGCATTGAAAATTTTAAGTGATGAAGAAATACTTTTAAAATTTAAAGAAAATGCGTTATCAGTTGCAAAAAAATTCGATATCAAAAACATTTTGCCACTCTATGTTGAATTGTACCAAAAGGCAATAAAGAAATATTCGAAAAAAAATAAATTTCTAAGAGAAGCCAAAAAAGAATAA
- the aroC gene encoding chorismate synthase, giving the protein MAGNSYGTLFRITTFGESHGEALGGIIDGCPSGIQLDLEAIQLEMSRRKPGQSAIVTQRKEPDDVQFLSGIFEGKTTGTPIGFIIPNTNQKSDDYSHIKDNYRPSHADYVYDQKYGFRDYRGGGRSSARETASRVVAGAIAKQMLPEIKINAYVSSVGPIFLEKPYQDLDFSKIESNPVRCPDEEMAVVMEDYIREIRKEGNTVGGTVTCVIQNVPVGLGEPVFDKLHAELGKAMLSINAVKGFEYGSGFCGAKMKGSEHNDLYNTDGTTKTNLSGGIQGGISNGMDIYFRVAFKPVATIMQKQESLDNKGNITEMTGKGRHDPCVVPRAVPIVEAMAAIVLADFYLINKTY; this is encoded by the coding sequence ATGGCAGGAAATAGCTACGGAACACTATTTAGAATAACCACTTTTGGTGAATCACATGGAGAAGCATTAGGTGGAATTATAGATGGTTGCCCATCAGGAATACAATTAGATTTAGAGGCAATTCAACTTGAAATGTCTAGAAGAAAACCAGGCCAATCGGCAATTGTTACGCAACGAAAAGAACCAGATGATGTTCAATTTTTATCAGGAATCTTTGAAGGTAAAACAACTGGAACACCAATAGGTTTTATTATTCCAAATACAAACCAAAAATCGGATGATTACTCCCATATAAAAGATAATTATAGACCTAGTCATGCTGATTATGTTTATGATCAAAAATATGGTTTTAGAGACTATAGAGGAGGAGGAAGAAGTTCTGCTCGTGAAACAGCAAGCAGAGTTGTTGCAGGTGCAATTGCAAAACAAATGTTGCCCGAAATAAAAATCAATGCTTATGTTTCTTCGGTAGGCCCCATATTTTTAGAAAAACCGTATCAAGATTTAGATTTTTCAAAAATAGAAAGTAATCCAGTACGTTGCCCAGATGAAGAAATGGCAGTTGTAATGGAAGATTATATTCGTGAAATTCGTAAAGAAGGGAATACTGTAGGTGGTACTGTAACTTGTGTGATACAAAATGTTCCCGTAGGATTAGGGGAACCAGTTTTTGATAAACTTCATGCTGAACTAGGTAAAGCAATGCTTTCCATAAATGCGGTAAAAGGATTTGAATATGGAAGTGGTTTCTGTGGTGCAAAGATGAAAGGAAGTGAACACAATGATTTATACAATACGGACGGAACTACCAAAACAAATCTTTCTGGAGGAATTCAAGGAGGAATTAGTAATGGAATGGATATTTATTTCAGAGTAGCATTTAAACCAGTTGCTACTATTATGCAAAAACAAGAATCATTAGATAATAAAGGTAATATTACCGAAATGACTGGTAAAGGTCGCCATGATCCTTGTGTTGTTCCACGTGCTGTTCCTATTGTTGAAGCAATGGCTGCCATTGTATTAGCTGATTTTTACTTGATCAATAAGACGTATTAA
- a CDS encoding protease complex subunit PrcB family protein yields the protein MKKTAIALFTLTLFSCGTTVTKSTGKKALYEVLTQQSDGGGNIHFFEILTEPNEIRMLQNDKMLKNKISPTDVQKSNFVILNMGEKTTGGFKITVENVVETDKNVIVTVKETEPKAGTIVTQGFTYPFCVVKINSKKEIIIK from the coding sequence ATGAAAAAAACAGCAATAGCATTATTTACTTTGACTTTGTTTTCCTGTGGGACTACTGTAACAAAGAGTACAGGAAAAAAAGCTTTATATGAGGTCTTAACTCAGCAGTCAGATGGTGGTGGAAACATTCATTTCTTTGAAATTCTTACGGAACCAAATGAAATTAGGATGTTGCAGAATGATAAAATGCTGAAAAATAAAATTAGCCCAACTGATGTTCAAAAATCAAATTTTGTCATTTTAAATATGGGAGAGAAAACTACAGGTGGATTTAAAATAACAGTTGAAAATGTAGTTGAAACGGATAAAAATGTAATTGTTACTGTAAAAGAAACTGAACCTAAAGCTGGGACAATAGTCACTCAAGGTTTTACTTATCCTTTTTGTGTAGTAAAAATAAATTCTAAAAAAGAAATTATAATTAAATAA
- a CDS encoding response regulator, translating to MLQSRIIFFIFFSLNLFSSNSVTDKIKPSRKEIVNLTNKASQYLQEFNYEKSFATARKALKHSIDAKDDILIAKSYNTIAGNYDELSEYDKAIFFYKKGLFYANKTSNDTVKNSINNNLGNIYCFEVNQLAKGLNYYKKSLDYSLKIADSSQIYITKMNIAWAYFYIGNFKNGKPYLDFITKYKNRLGDNTTIVALNMLNGMYYTSTSDYDKANSFFIDAIKLGNSGIEKSDLSYSHEEYAKLLLKTGKYKEAYENLALFNKIRKELEQSDKLKRAEVIGVNLELDEYKRKVDKIENEKDLQYQSLKKSRIIVFLFIIAFSVVLLLLYTVYKNYNFKKKKNAELVIANEELSIAKEKAEVASQLKSQFVSTISHELRTPLYGVVGITNMLLDEHKELADSPHLSSLKFSARYLLSLVNDVLQINKIEENRIVLESLTFNITDEINMIKNSLSFIAKNHNNEINVTIDPAIPEYLIGDKLRFSQIIINLVSNALKFTDNGKVDISANLIKVENKFNYIEFKIQDNGVGIAIEDQEKIFEKFVQVGRKEIDYQGTGLGLSIVKRLLELFNSAISLQSEIGKGTTFIFEIAFECDPAKTVEIINKIHVDLTSSEIFSVLVVDDNTINQLITKKIIEKNNYKCSVVSSGFLALEILEKETFDVILMDINMPLMNGFETTRRVRNMGIKTPIVALTAFDKDEIIEESLSAGFNDIIVKPFESVILFKTINNLIYKEKESCLI from the coding sequence ATGCTCCAATCAAGAATTATTTTTTTTATTTTCTTTTCATTAAATCTTTTTAGCAGCAATTCTGTTACCGATAAAATAAAACCATCAAGAAAGGAAATTGTTAATCTTACTAATAAGGCCTCACAATACTTGCAAGAGTTTAATTATGAAAAATCATTTGCTACTGCAAGAAAAGCATTAAAACACTCTATAGATGCTAAGGATGATATCTTAATTGCAAAATCCTATAATACAATTGCAGGTAATTATGATGAATTATCAGAGTATGATAAAGCTATATTTTTCTATAAAAAAGGGCTGTTTTATGCCAATAAAACAAGTAATGATACTGTTAAGAATAGTATAAATAATAATCTAGGGAACATTTATTGTTTTGAAGTTAATCAACTTGCAAAAGGGTTAAATTATTATAAAAAATCACTAGACTATAGTTTAAAAATAGCCGACTCAAGTCAAATTTACATAACTAAAATGAATATTGCTTGGGCCTATTTTTATATTGGTAATTTTAAAAATGGAAAGCCGTATTTAGATTTTATTACTAAATACAAAAATAGGTTGGGTGATAATACTACAATTGTTGCTTTAAACATGTTAAATGGAATGTATTATACGAGTACATCAGACTATGATAAAGCAAATTCCTTTTTTATTGATGCTATTAAGCTTGGTAATAGTGGAATTGAAAAATCGGATTTGTCTTATTCGCATGAAGAATATGCCAAATTATTATTAAAAACAGGTAAATATAAAGAAGCATACGAAAACTTGGCCTTGTTTAATAAAATAAGAAAAGAACTTGAGCAATCAGATAAATTGAAGAGGGCAGAAGTTATAGGAGTGAACTTAGAGCTAGATGAATATAAGAGAAAAGTTGATAAAATTGAAAATGAAAAAGATTTACAATATCAAAGTTTGAAAAAATCTAGAATTATAGTTTTTCTATTCATAATTGCTTTTAGTGTTGTATTGCTACTACTTTATACCGTTTATAAAAATTATAATTTTAAGAAAAAAAAGAATGCCGAACTTGTTATAGCCAATGAAGAGTTAAGTATTGCAAAAGAAAAAGCGGAAGTTGCTTCTCAACTTAAATCACAATTTGTTTCAACAATAAGTCATGAATTACGAACTCCATTATACGGTGTAGTTGGAATTACAAATATGTTATTGGATGAACACAAAGAACTAGCGGATAGTCCTCATTTAAGTTCTCTTAAATTTTCTGCTCGTTATCTATTATCACTCGTTAATGATGTATTGCAAATTAATAAAATTGAAGAAAATCGAATTGTTCTTGAAAGTTTAACTTTTAATATTACTGATGAGATAAATATGATTAAAAATTCTTTGTCTTTTATTGCGAAGAATCATAATAATGAAATTAATGTTACTATTGACCCTGCGATTCCGGAGTATTTAATTGGAGATAAACTTCGTTTTTCTCAAATAATAATAAATTTAGTCAGTAATGCATTGAAATTTACTGATAATGGAAAGGTTGACATTTCGGCTAACTTGATTAAAGTAGAAAATAAATTTAATTATATTGAATTTAAAATTCAAGATAATGGTGTTGGAATAGCGATCGAAGATCAGGAAAAAATATTTGAAAAATTTGTACAAGTTGGAAGGAAAGAGATTGATTATCAAGGTACAGGTTTAGGGCTATCTATCGTAAAACGATTGTTAGAACTGTTTAATAGTGCTATATCACTTCAAAGTGAAATAGGAAAAGGAACTACTTTTATCTTTGAAATTGCATTTGAATGTGATCCGGCGAAGACTGTTGAAATTATTAATAAAATTCATGTTGACTTGACATCAAGTGAAATTTTTTCAGTTCTTGTAGTAGATGATAACACAATTAATCAACTGATTACAAAAAAAATAATTGAAAAAAACAACTATAAATGCAGCGTTGTAAGCTCTGGTTTTTTGGCTTTAGAGATTCTCGAAAAAGAAACTTTTGATGTCATTTTAATGGATATTAATATGCCTTTAATGAATGGGTTTGAAACCACAAGGCGCGTTCGTAATATGGGAATAAAAACACCTATTGTTGCATTGACAGCATTTGATAAAGATGAAATTATTGAAGAGTCATTATCAGCTGGATTTAATGATATAATTGTGAAACCCTTCGAGTCAGTTATATTATTTAAAACAATAAATAATCTTATTTACAAAGAAAAAGAATCTTGTTTAATATGA
- a CDS encoding Hsp20/alpha crystallin family protein encodes MEALVKRNSYSPLVSSSLLPTLNPFFDDILSRDIMDWTDKNFSTVGSSLPSVNLKETDKKIEVELAAPGLKKEDFKVEIDNNILSISSEKEEEKEETRKKGNYYRKEFNYQSFCRTFSLPDYADENNINANYKDGILHVEIAKKEGSTKKMAKNIAIK; translated from the coding sequence ATGGAAGCACTTGTAAAAAGAAATAGTTATTCGCCGTTAGTAAGTTCTAGTTTGTTACCAACTCTAAATCCCTTTTTTGATGATATTTTATCAAGAGATATTATGGATTGGACCGATAAGAATTTTTCGACTGTAGGTAGTAGTTTGCCCTCTGTCAATTTAAAAGAAACAGATAAAAAAATTGAAGTTGAACTTGCTGCTCCAGGTTTAAAAAAAGAAGACTTTAAAGTTGAAATCGATAATAACATTCTTTCCATTTCTTCAGAAAAAGAGGAAGAAAAAGAAGAAACTAGAAAAAAAGGAAATTATTACAGAAAAGAGTTTAACTATCAATCTTTCTGTAGAACCTTTAGCCTTCCTGATTATGCCGATGAAAACAACATTAATGCTAATTATAAAGACGGCATACTTCATGTAGAAATTGCAAAAAAAGAAGGAAGTACGAAAAAAATGGCTAAAAACATAGCTATAAAATAA
- a CDS encoding UDP-2,3-diacylglucosamine diphosphatase, translating into MKKRKVELVVISDVHLGTFGSHAIELNKYLSSIKPKILVLNGDIIDIWQFRKSYFPKTHLKVIQKIISFASKGTKVYYITGNHDEMLRKFSDMNMGNFALVDKLVLELDDKKAWIFHGDVFDASVHHAKWIAKLGGLGYDYLILINRFVNWCLKRFGKEPYSFSKKIKASVKKAVKHISDFEETATDIAIEKKYDYVICGHIHEPKIIKKENKNGKTLYLNSGDWVENLTALEYNKKRWKLHYYKDTNYTEEENLFEMEDLLSNELVNSILLSK; encoded by the coding sequence TTGAAAAAAAGAAAAGTGGAATTGGTTGTTATATCTGATGTTCATCTTGGAACTTTTGGAAGCCATGCCATTGAACTCAATAAATATTTATCTTCCATAAAGCCTAAAATTCTAGTTTTAAATGGAGATATTATTGATATCTGGCAATTTAGAAAATCGTATTTTCCAAAAACACATCTAAAAGTCATTCAAAAAATAATAAGCTTTGCTTCAAAAGGTACAAAAGTGTATTATATCACTGGAAATCACGATGAAATGCTACGGAAATTCAGTGACATGAATATGGGTAATTTTGCCTTGGTTGATAAATTAGTATTGGAACTAGACGACAAAAAAGCGTGGATATTTCATGGCGATGTATTTGATGCTTCTGTACATCATGCTAAATGGATTGCAAAACTAGGTGGATTAGGTTATGACTATCTGATTCTAATAAACCGTTTTGTTAATTGGTGTTTAAAACGATTTGGAAAAGAACCCTATTCTTTTTCTAAAAAAATCAAAGCAAGCGTCAAGAAAGCAGTAAAGCACATATCGGATTTTGAAGAAACGGCTACTGATATTGCAATAGAAAAAAAATACGATTATGTAATTTGCGGACATATACATGAGCCAAAAATCATAAAAAAAGAAAATAAAAATGGTAAGACATTATATTTAAATTCTGGTGATTGGGTGGAGAATTTAACCGCTTTGGAATACAATAAAAAACGATGGAAGCTACATTATTATAAGGATACTAATTATACAGAAGAAGAAAATTTATTTGAAATGGAAGATCTTTTGAGTAATGAACTGGTCAATTCAATCCTTTTATCGAAATAA
- a CDS encoding dicarboxylate/amino acid:cation symporter, whose protein sequence is MNSTETKKPSILSNLTTQILIAMILGIALGIVIHNTISEEGALEFSDKIKILATVFIRLVQMIISPLVFTTLVVGIAKLGNVSAVGRIGGKALAWFFTASFISLLLGMFFVNTLKPGEGLNLSNIDLGSASEVAENSKSISFDNFIAHIVPKSIFEAMATNEILQIVVFSIFFGLAAAAIGDYVKPVVNGLDKMSHIILKMVNYVMNFAPIGVFGAIAGVFAVRDFQELAITYFKFFGSFLIGISSLWVVLIAVGYIFLKSRMTVLLKRIVSPLIIAFGTTSSEAVFPKLTEELERFGVKDKIVSFMLPLGYSFNLDGSMMYMTFASIFIAQAYGVHLDLGTQMTMLLVLMLTSKGIAGVPRASLVVVAATCGMFDIPIEGIALILPIDHFCDMFRSATNVLGNALATSVVGSWENDDDLEAVPVDLN, encoded by the coding sequence ATGAATTCTACAGAAACAAAAAAGCCGTCAATCTTATCAAATTTGACTACACAAATACTTATTGCAATGATTTTAGGAATTGCTTTAGGTATCGTAATTCATAATACAATTTCAGAAGAAGGCGCTTTGGAGTTTAGTGATAAAATAAAAATTCTTGCTACCGTTTTTATTAGATTGGTACAAATGATTATTTCTCCACTAGTATTTACAACACTGGTAGTTGGTATTGCAAAATTAGGTAATGTGAGTGCAGTTGGAAGAATTGGAGGAAAAGCTTTGGCTTGGTTTTTTACGGCTTCATTTATTTCATTACTATTGGGAATGTTTTTTGTAAACACACTTAAACCTGGAGAGGGGCTTAACTTGTCAAATATTGATTTAGGTTCAGCATCAGAAGTGGCGGAAAATTCTAAAAGTATATCTTTTGATAATTTTATTGCCCATATAGTTCCCAAGAGTATTTTTGAAGCAATGGCAACAAATGAGATCCTTCAAATTGTGGTTTTTTCTATTTTCTTTGGTTTGGCAGCTGCCGCAATAGGAGATTATGTAAAACCGGTTGTTAATGGTTTAGACAAAATGTCACATATTATTCTAAAAATGGTGAATTATGTTATGAACTTTGCACCAATTGGAGTTTTTGGAGCTATCGCAGGAGTTTTTGCTGTTAGAGATTTTCAAGAACTAGCTATCACTTATTTTAAATTTTTCGGATCTTTTTTAATAGGAATTTCATCCCTTTGGGTTGTATTAATAGCGGTTGGTTATATTTTTCTAAAAAGCAGAATGACCGTTTTGCTTAAAAGAATTGTTAGCCCATTGATTATAGCTTTTGGAACAACAAGTAGTGAAGCCGTTTTTCCTAAATTGACTGAAGAGCTAGAACGTTTTGGAGTAAAAGACAAAATTGTTTCCTTCATGTTACCTTTAGGATATTCATTTAATCTTGATGGAAGTATGATGTATATGACTTTTGCTAGTATTTTTATTGCTCAAGCTTATGGAGTTCATTTAGATTTAGGAACTCAAATGACGATGCTTTTAGTTTTAATGCTTACAAGCAAAGGAATTGCAGGTGTGCCTAGAGCAAGTTTAGTAGTTGTTGCTGCTACTTGTGGTATGTTTGATATTCCAATTGAAGGTATTGCATTAATATTACCAATTGATCATTTTTGTGATATGTTTAGAAGTGCTACTAATGTATTAGGAAATGCATTGGCAACATCAGTAGTAGGAAGCTGGGAAAACGATGATGATTTAGAAGCGGTTCCAGTTGATCTCAATTAA